The following are encoded together in the Triticum dicoccoides isolate Atlit2015 ecotype Zavitan chromosome 6B, WEW_v2.0, whole genome shotgun sequence genome:
- the LOC119320821 gene encoding uncharacterized protein LOC119320821 — MPRRGGEGEICQLWSLMGRRLRLTRPHSSLSFLSLSLVFPLPAAAATRLVRDLHLAAAQIQLADEPNCLRRPHTRRRRAVGLTDDLVVLRLQRVPPHLLRPSPGHLARHHLPPESPLQCFLLFAKEFNVYDHLFRKLLACVMLPYLEACVWLEETLKKLDFMNGVGLPNVGKSTFFNIVTKVGSRAGDSRLTVKKSKPEKDPNKPKLPRVPSSSSCESQSWFLVLFMFLLWNNFRKEYKEKHPDVKQVSVVSALVSFRHPSASLENEKHAGALLLHTSGTVSGAVVLFEATGVMAAMYGGDHKLSDNSIWLLCDGLGLFYGDVDILSDLKLLIYGLVSYYGLIFFVLTLFLVRGKL, encoded by the exons ATGCCgagaaggggaggggagggggagatCTGCCAGCTGTGGAGCTTGATGGGGAGGCGCCTCCGCCTCACTCGTCCTCACTCATCTCTTTCGTTCCTTTCCCTCTCACTCGTATTTCCTTTGCCAGCGGCCGCCGCCACCCGGCTCGTCCGCGacctccacctcgccgccgcccagaTCCAACTCGCCGACGAGCCCAACTGCCTCCGCCGTCCCCATACGCGCCGTCGTCGCGCAGTAGGTCTCACCGACGACCTCGTCGTCCTCCGCCTCCAGCGCGTCCCGCCACACCTGCTCCGTCCGTCCCCAGGCCACCTCGCCCGGCACCACCTACCACCGGAGTCGCCCCTCCAG TGTTTTTTGCTGTTTGCTAAAGAATTCAATGTATACGACCATTTGTTCAGGAAACTGCTAGCTTGTGTGATGCTGCCAT ATCTTGAGGCATGTGTGTGGCTGGAAGAAACACTCAAGAAACTGGACTTCATGAATGGA GTCGGGTTACCCAATGTTGGCAAATCAACTTTCTTTAACATAGTAACAAAGGTGGGCTCCCGCGCCGGCGACTCCAG GCTCACAGTGAAGAAGAGCAAGCCCGAGAAGGACCCCAACAAGCCCAAGCTCCCCCGAGTGCCTTCTTCATCTTCATGTGAGTCCCAGTCTTGGTTCCTGGTTCTATTCATGTTCCTTCTGTG GAATAACTTCAGGAAGGAGTACAAGGAGAAGCACCCTGACGTCAAGCAGGTCTCCGTGGTAAGCGCCTTGGTCTCTTTCCGCCACCCGTCCGCCTCT ctggagaacgaaaagcatg CAGGTGCTCTGCTCTTGCACACGTCAGGCACCGTCTCCGGCGCAGTGGTGCTTTTTGAGGCGACCGGCGTGATGGCGGCTATGTACGGCGGCGACCACAAGCTTTCCG ATAATAGTATTTGGCTTCTTTGTGATGGTCTAGGACTATTTTACGGTGATGTGGATATACTTTCTGATTTAAAGTTACTTATATATGGTCTGGTGTCATATTATGGTCTAATATTTTTTGTTTTGACTCTTTTTCTGGTGCGAGGAAAGCTGTGA